The stretch of DNA CAACGACGACCTGGTGCACATTCTACTCGACGTCAACCAGCAGTCGGTGATGGCGCGAAGCGAACAGCTGGCGGAATCGATCCTCGAATCCGTGCGCGACCGCCGGCTGCTGCCGACGCGATCCGTCAAGCAGAAGTCCTTCTCGGTTCTTCGCACCATCTCCATGCCGTCGGTGCTGGTGGAGGCGGGCTTCCTCACCAACAGCGCGGATGCCAAACTGCTGCGCGATCCGGCCGGCCGCGAGAAGATCGCCCGTGCCATCGCGGACGGAATCCAGGCGTTCCACCGCGCCCACCCGCCGCAGCGCACCGGGGATGACGCGGGACGTGCGGTCGTGCACCGCGTGCAGCGTGGCGACACGCTGTGGGAACTGTCGCGCCGTTATCAGACCACCGTCGCCCGGCTGCGGGAACTCAACGGCCTGCGCCGCTCCGACGGTCTGCGCGTGGGTCAGGAGATCGTCGTCCAGCCCGGCCGCTGAGGCCGGTCTCCGGACCACGCGGCAACCATGAACGTCGCGCGCATAATCACACACAACCTCGGCGCGAAAGTTCTCGCGCTGGTCGTCGCCATACTGGTCTGGTTCAACGCCAGCGGCCAGGAAGAGGTGATCAGCGTGCGCAGCGCGTCGCTGGTGGTGGACGGTGTCTCCGACTCGCTGGCGCTGTCGTCGAGTGTTCCCGCGTCGGCCAATGTGCGCATTTCCGCCACCCGAAGACAGATGGTTGCGCTGGGTTTTCAGCGGCTGGTGGTGGGCGTGGACCTGTCGGGGCTCGGACCGGGCCGCCAACGGGTGCCGCTGACGGGGAACGACGTGGGCGGAATCGGCGGGATCGATCCCGGCCGCGTACAGGTAATCGCACCCTCGGTGCTCGAGGTCGATCTCGAACCGGTTGCGAGCCGCCGGCTGCAGGTCTCGCTGGCCACCGTCGGCGCACTCCCGGCCAACCTCGTATTGCTGGAGGGTGGGGTGGTAATCGAACCGGCCTGGATCACCGTGCGCGGTCCGTCGTCGCGGGTGGATCGCATTCAGCACGTGACCACCGAGCCGGTGGACCTGTCGCGGGTGCGCGACTCGGGAACGCGCGACGTGAATCTGGACTGCGCCGACGCACGGCTGGTGTGCGATCCGGACCGGGTCACGGTGTCGTTCCGGGTGAGTCCGCGTGGCGAGCGCGTGCTACCCAACGTGCCGCCCACCGTGTTGCTCGATTCGGACGACGTGGAGGCAGCGGTGGACCCGAGCATGGTTTCGCTGACCCTGCAGGGGCCGATGGCGGTGCTCGACACGCTGTCGTCGGGTGACGTGTCCGTGCTCCTTACCGTGGCGGGGGGCGCGCCCGCCATCCATCGCATCGCGGCGGAGGTCATCCTGCCGCCGGGCGTGCGGCTTGCCGCGATCAGTGCGGACAGCTTCGAGGTGCGCGTGGTTCCCGTGGTCCCCGTCGAGCCATGATCGCGCCCGCCGTCCGCGCTTGACACCCGGCGAGCGCCCCCCGTATCGTAGGGCGCCTGATCCCCGACCCCAGCAACCGGCGGCCCCCTGTCATCATGCGACTTACCGAGTTATTCGTGCCCGAAACCGTCGTCACCGACCTGCCCGCCACGGACCGGGACGCGGCGCTCACCGCCATCGTGGCCGATCTGGACGCAAAGGGCTTCCTGGCCGACGCGCAAACGGCTCTGCACGATGTGATTGCGCGCGAGCAGGTGATGACCACCGGTGTGGGGCACGGGGTGGCGATACCGCACGCGTACACCGCCGGCGTCGACCGCCTGGTGGCGGGATTCTACCGGACCCGGCCCGGTGTCGATTTTGGAGCGACCGATGGTCTGGTGGTCGATCTCATCTTTGTCGTTCTCGGCCCGCGCGAAAGGCGCCGCGAACACATTCGCATCCTGGCCCGCATATCCCGGCTGCTTGGCAACGCGGACTTTCGCGACGAACTGCGTCGCGCGGCGGCTGCGGGCGACGTGCTCAACGTTTTCAGGCGTTTTGGTGACCGGTGAACGGCGAGCGCCGTGACCCGGCCCCGGCAGAGCTGCGCCTGGCCTCCCGGGTGTGGGCCGCGCTGGCGGCGGCGTACGTGGGACTCATCTTCTTTGTCTCCTCGCGGCCGTATCTGCACGCGCCGGGCCCCGAATTCGACATGAAGGACAAGCTGGCGCACGGCGCCGAGTACGCGATCCTGGGTGTGCTGCTTGCCCGCCTGGTCGCGGGTCGCGGGCTGCGGCCGCTGGTGATAGCGCTGTTGCTGGTGGTGGCGATCGGCGCCAGCATTGCCGCCGCCGATGAGATGTTTCAGGGCACGGTGCCGGGGCGGCAGCGTGACCCCGTCGACTGGATCGCGGATGTCTGCGGCCTGACGGTGGGTGCGGCTACCATGCTTGCGCTGCACCGCCGCGGCAGCCGGACGGAGGGTGAAGCGGCATGAAGTACACGCGCCCGCGGGGCACGCACGATATTACGCCGCTCGAGTTCGGGCGCTGGCGGGCGGTTGAGTCCGCGTTCGAACGTGCGTTCGACCGTTTCGGCTACCGCGGCATCCGCACGCCGATCTTCGAGAGCACGGATCTGTTCGTGCGCGCGGTCGGAGAGCAGTCCGACATCGTCAC from Candidatus Krumholzibacteriia bacterium encodes:
- a CDS encoding PTS sugar transporter subunit IIA, translated to MRLTELFVPETVVTDLPATDRDAALTAIVADLDAKGFLADAQTALHDVIAREQVMTTGVGHGVAIPHAYTAGVDRLVAGFYRTRPGVDFGATDGLVVDLIFVVLGPRERRREHIRILARISRLLGNADFRDELRRAAAAGDVLNVFRRFGDR
- a CDS encoding VanZ family protein encodes the protein MNGERRDPAPAELRLASRVWAALAAAYVGLIFFVSSRPYLHAPGPEFDMKDKLAHGAEYAILGVLLARLVAGRGLRPLVIALLLVVAIGASIAAADEMFQGTVPGRQRDPVDWIADVCGLTVGAATMLALHRRGSRTEGEAA
- a CDS encoding CdaR family protein; its protein translation is MNVARIITHNLGAKVLALVVAILVWFNASGQEEVISVRSASLVVDGVSDSLALSSSVPASANVRISATRRQMVALGFQRLVVGVDLSGLGPGRQRVPLTGNDVGGIGGIDPGRVQVIAPSVLEVDLEPVASRRLQVSLATVGALPANLVLLEGGVVIEPAWITVRGPSSRVDRIQHVTTEPVDLSRVRDSGTRDVNLDCADARLVCDPDRVTVSFRVSPRGERVLPNVPPTVLLDSDDVEAAVDPSMVSLTLQGPMAVLDTLSSGDVSVLLTVAGGAPAIHRIAAEVILPPGVRLAAISADSFEVRVVPVVPVEP